Proteins from a genomic interval of Bradyrhizobium sp. CCGB01:
- a CDS encoding protein-glutamate O-methyltransferase CheR, with product MMPALQDTAVHLSDRHFRTIAELIEGQVGIKLPQGKRLMLEGRLHKRVRALNFSDLNEYVDNLFDADHFDTELTHLIDVVTTNKTDFFREPQHFTFMREVAIPSLLKSHGRRNANLKIWSSASSTGMEAYTTAMVLDDMTRSGSRFQYRILGTDISTAVLRLAKSAIYTRDVLAPVPEPFLKRYFLTSRDKMRGEVRVVPELRRMTHFMRMNLMDSSYPVDRDVDIIFCRNVLIYFERETQRKVVEHLCNHLRPGGYLLVGHSESMIHSAVPGLKQVQPTIFQV from the coding sequence ATGATGCCTGCCCTGCAGGATACGGCCGTCCATCTGTCGGACCGCCACTTCCGGACCATCGCCGAACTGATCGAGGGCCAGGTCGGCATCAAGCTGCCGCAGGGCAAGCGGCTGATGCTGGAGGGGCGGCTGCACAAGCGCGTGCGCGCGCTGAACTTCTCCGACCTCAACGAATATGTCGACAACCTGTTCGATGCGGATCATTTCGACACCGAGCTGACCCACCTCATCGACGTGGTGACGACAAACAAGACCGACTTTTTCCGCGAGCCCCAGCACTTCACCTTCATGCGAGAGGTCGCAATCCCGTCCCTGCTCAAGTCGCACGGGCGCAGGAACGCGAACCTCAAGATCTGGAGCTCGGCGAGCTCCACCGGCATGGAAGCCTACACCACCGCCATGGTGCTGGATGACATGACGCGGAGCGGATCACGGTTTCAGTACCGCATCCTCGGGACTGACATTTCGACCGCGGTGCTGCGCCTCGCCAAGAGCGCGATCTACACCCGTGACGTGCTCGCACCGGTGCCGGAACCTTTCCTGAAACGATATTTTCTGACGTCGCGCGACAAGATGCGCGGCGAGGTGCGGGTGGTGCCGGAGTTGCGCCGCATGACGCATTTCATGCGGATGAACCTGATGGATTCATCCTATCCCGTCGATCGCGACGTCGACATCATCTTCTGCCGCAACGTCCTGATCTATTTCGAACGTGAGACGCAGCGCAAGGTGGTCGAGCATTTGTGCAACCATTTGCGGCCGGGCGGCTATCTGCTGGTCGGACATTCGGAATCGATGATTCACAGTGCAGTGCCGGGTTTGAAGCAAGTTCAGCCAACCATTTTCCAGGTCTAG